DNA sequence from the Bactrocera dorsalis isolate Fly_Bdor unplaced genomic scaffold, ASM2337382v1 BdCtg140, whole genome shotgun sequence genome:
CAATGCCTGAaacgaagcgggattgtccgtaAAGGCTTTCGGCTTAACATAAACTCAttggaaaaagtctaacggtgtgatataacacgatcttggtggccaatcgaccggcaaaaaaggtaaaatattctgctcaccgaaatgttctctcaataaacccattgatgcgatgtgtgggatgTGGCGcggtcttgttgaaaccaaatgtcgtcgagatcacgagcttcaatttcaggtatcaaatagttggttatcatgtCGCGGTTACGTTCCCATGGTCgccttttttgaagaaatatgggccaCCGACACACAAACCACGCCAGACTGTAGTTGAAggaagctcttgaatctcttcaagttgttcttcgtcccaaatgtggcaatttcgCTTATTTACATAACCATTAAGCCAGTAATGGGCCTCAACGCTGAGCAAAATTTTCAGAATCAGAAATCCAGTATTATTTTTTCgtctaaaaaaattacaaagtacATCTAGAAAACTTTGAGCTCACACCatctacatacaaacataaatgcaCGGTTAAATCGCAGGAACCCAATATTAAGGACTCTACGGTTTCTAGTGCTGCAAACGATGTGTAAAACTACAAAGGGGTCCTCATTCGAGAACTGACATTCAAAATAAAGGGAACAGAGTTGCACTAATGAGACAAAACAGAATCAGATAAGTGGGACTAATGTATGGTGTGAATGAACTTTCGCTAACACACAAAAACGCCAATGcgaattgttgtttttggcattGGCTCTCAAAAAAGCTCGCTCGCTCTTAAAATTGCGCTCACTCACGCTCTCGTCACGATGACTTTGGCCGGAAATTGTGACACAAACTGAAAGAAACCGAAAGCATTATCACAAATCGGTAACGACGCTGATGATAAGGATATCACATTTTATTGCCCAGGCGTGTTTTAATGAAGGTTGAATGATAACCCATGCACTTGTATTTGTGTAAACATTCACAGAAGCGCAGTAACATCAGGCGACTCATTTCACTAAAGGAAGTTAtgttcaaattttattcaaaaaaaaacacttcatccaatatacatacatatgtatgtatatatatttatgtacatattccgcaaatttaattgtaaaaaatttaaatatttccgctttatatttaacaaatttttattgtaaaataattgaatattgtaTTACAGTTACTTTCTATCACTTGTACTTTGAATGCGTCAAAATTCGCcagcttaaattttatttctaaatatttttatttccaagaGAATGTCTTTACTAACCCGCTTTAGCTTGTGCAGTTCCTTAGAGCTTAAATGCTTATAGATTTCGATACGAAGCTCTCGCGGAATTCCCATAAAACTTGGCAATGGAAAGGCGCCTAACAGGGTCAGCTGATCCACACGCAATGGCACAAATAATTCATTGCGCAGTTGATTTTGCAACTGATCTAACTTTTGATAACAACTGTCTAGGCTGGTTTTACCTTCCGACTGATCTATAACGTAACGTCCGATGGACAGACAACTGCTGCGCCCCAGCAAGTTTGTCATTGGATGTGGAGACAAGGTGAGCATCATAAAGTCACCAGTGATTATGGCGATTAATTTAGATTTCAATTTATCCTCCTCCTCGGATTTAAGagctgaaataaaattttctgaaaaataagTTTCATGCGGGGAATCGCGATGATACGATGGCGGTTGACTACAACAGATTTTCACATTGCTTTTATGAGTTGTGGACCAAGAGTCAAGGGGCACTAAGCCCTTAAGTCGATTAACAATAAAACTTTGCGGTATAAAACCCGTTTGTAGGGCAATAACGTAGACGGTCATGAATAAGCAATGCGCCTGAGACAGTACTTTATTTTCAGATAGCTTATAGAGATCGTTCAGACTCTCCAGCAATGATTTTTTTGCGTCATCGTGCTCGTTCCCTTCCATTGTCTGtaagtatattataaaataaaaattatttttatttttatgtgcgcctgcttcattatttttatattataaattcatcaaatttaataacttttcaTATTTAGCCACACATGCCTATAGAACATGAAAAGGCTGcctattttacttaaaaaacatcTCCCATTAACCTAAAAGAGAATCAATGATCGCCTCCATTCAaccgttttttatttaatttccgtTATAAGTTGTTGAATCTTAACGTATTGTCATATAAAGAGATTAATttctgaaatatgtatgtatgtaagctagTAATGTCGAGATTGGCGAGATGAGCTCTATTGTGAACGCAGAGGAATTTGAACCAATCGTGAATTCCCCCAGCGATCGACCATATGATGTTAtggatatgtgtacatatatgtatgcatgtacatactatgtacgtgagtatatacatatttacatgtcaaacaatttttaatttctcacATGGAAAATAAAGATTGATGGCAAATGATTCAGCCAATTTCCTATTGTTAGATACTCACGAAGCATTTATATGAatgcacacatatgcatgtacatatataatgtgtatgaaaatattatttacatataaaatactaATTCCCAAACATTAAAGCTACTGTATTCACAAAAGCATAGTAGCCACATTATGACGGATTCACCTTCTTACTTTCCACATGATTTTAATCATTGTGGTCAAcctaattttagtattttatgcTGCTAATGAACTGTTTCGAAACCTTAATGAAATTGTGCTATGGAGTGTTTACCTTTACTCATGGAATGTTTTTCCCGAATTAATGAACATTATATGGATGTACTGCCCTACAAAAAAGCGCTGCcactttaaactttttcatttgtcaaCTATTTCACAACTTTGTACTAAAAATGTGCTAAACGAA
Encoded proteins:
- the LOC125775265 gene encoding protein nutcracker-like isoform X2, with translation MEGNEHDDAKKSLLESLNDLYKLSENKVLSQAHCLFMTVYVIALQTGFIPQSFIVNRLKGLVPLDSWSTTHKSNVKICCSQPPSYHRDSPHETYFSENFISALKSEEEDKLKSKLIAIITGDFMMLTLSPHPMTNLLGRSSCLSIGRYVIDQSEGKTSLDSCYQKLDQLQNQLRNELFVPLRVDQLTLLGAFPLPSFMGIPRELRIEIYKHLSSKELHKLKRVSKDILLEIKIFRNKI
- the LOC125775265 gene encoding protein nutcracker-like isoform X1: MIKIMWKTMEGNEHDDAKKSLLESLNDLYKLSENKVLSQAHCLFMTVYVIALQTGFIPQSFIVNRLKGLVPLDSWSTTHKSNVKICCSQPPSYHRDSPHETYFSENFISALKSEEEDKLKSKLIAIITGDFMMLTLSPHPMTNLLGRSSCLSIGRYVIDQSEGKTSLDSCYQKLDQLQNQLRNELFVPLRVDQLTLLGAFPLPSFMGIPRELRIEIYKHLSSKELHKLKRVSKDILLEIKIFRNKI